A single Fusarium oxysporum Fo47 chromosome IV, complete sequence DNA region contains:
- a CDS encoding nucleotide-sugar transporter-domain-containing protein: MAILEAFPKAAPASQGGFLGLSKKQWALTTLTFQNSALILIMHYSRVMPPSGDHRYFTSTAVFLNEIIKLAVSLSLAIYDTSKTLAPTTPATVLFEQIYNSVFAGDGWKLALTAAFYTLQNMLQYVAVGNLDAVHFQVLYQLKILITALFSVVLLRRHLGPKRWLALIVLTLGVCVVSLPQAGSSSSSSSIPLRHMTDHFFPRSLHELGHVPTDNSQAGNLAKRSATYQGIDHDLPPLDPLMNYSVGLVSVLVAATVSGLTGVYFEKLLKESPTQASVWIRNVQLSFYSIFAAGLGGVIWQDGEGISEHGFFEGYNWVVWSAVVLQAAGGMLASVVIRDTDNIVKNFATSISIVISFLISIMLFQFEVSATFVIGTFLVLLSTWIYNGSDRAIRRPPPIQIHSFEKPAIEPFQTPRNLANRLTVNPMDSPMGLTTSRPSTPLLPRTPSRSNFKRDD; the protein is encoded by the exons ATGGCGATACTGGAGGCCTTCCCCAAGGCGGCGCCTGCTAGTCAGGGTGGCTTCCTAGGTCTGAGCAAGAAGCAGTGGGCTTTGACAACG TTGACCTTTCAAAACTCAGCCCTTATCTTG ATCATGCACTACTCTCGCGTTATGCCTCCGAGTGGCGATCACCGCTACTTTACTTCGACCGCCGTCTTTCTGaacgagatcatcaagctcgCCGTTTCGCTATCCTTAGCCATCTACGATACCTCAAAGACCTTGGCTCCTACGACACCCGCGACAGTCCTTTTCGAGCAAATCTATAACTCTGTCTTTGCAGGTGATGGGTGGAAACTCGCATTGACAGCTGCCTTCTATACCCTGCAGAATATGCTGCAGTATGTCGCTGTGGGTAACTTGGATGCGGTGCACTTTCAAGTGCTGTATCAGCTCAAG ATTCTCATCACTGCACTGTTCAGTGTTGTACTGCTGCGACGGCACTTGGGACCCAAGCGCTGGCTTGCCCTAATCGTCTTGACGCTGGGCGTATGTGTTGTGTCACTCCCTCAAGCCGGCTCATCTTCGAGCTCATCCAGCATTCCTCTCCGCCACATGACGGACCATTTCTTCCCTCGCTCGCTCCATGAGCTTGGACACGTACCCACGGACAACAGCCAGGCTGGAAATCTAGCTAAGCGATCTGCTACCTATCAAGGCATTGACCATGATTTGCCGCCTCTGGATCCTCTCATGAATTACTCGGTTGGCTTGGTCTCTGTTCTTGTCGCTGCTACGGTATCCGGCTTGACGGGTGTCTACTTCGAAAAGTTACTCAAAGAGAGTCCCACTCAAGCCAGTGTTTGGATCCGAAACGTTCAGCTAAGCTTTTACTCCATCTTTGCTGCCGGCCTTGGTGGTGTAATTTGGCAGGACGGTGAGGGAATCAGCGAGCACGGCTTTTTCGAGGGCTACAATTGGGTTGTGTGGAGTGCCGTTGTGCTCCAAGCTGCCGGTGGCATGTTGGCGAGCGTTGTAATTCGGGATACGGATAATATTGTCAAGAACTTTGCGACGAGCATCAGCATTgtcatcagcttcttgatcagCATTATGTTGTTCCAGTTCGAGGTTTCAGCAACA TTTGTTATTGGCACGTTCCTGGTTCTCCTCTCTACTTGGATCTACAATGGTTCAGATAGGGCTATCCGTCGTCCTCCACCAATCCAGATCCACAGCTTCGAGAAGCCGGCTATTGAGCCTTTCCAGACCCCTCGTAATTTGGCAAATCGACTGACTGTCAATCCCATGGATAGCCCTATGGGTTTGACCACAAGTCGACCAAGCACGCCACTACTGCCCAGAACGCCAAGTCGATCCAACTTTAAGAGAGACGATTGA
- a CDS encoding putative necrosis-inducing factor-domain-containing protein (pathogen effector) has translation MHFINLVVVFIGLAAAAPTATPTKDNMIAVSTTAPSAYEDPYTYWAAGNHSFSTCDKKTYNAHQAPKSTKRANYRDCAALLSTFGTRNGTFSIPAASDDKREYGVGDGLVNIVKSGSCAFAVRADKGLKVGDDDVVWIMQKAVLEYSAGTEMAARGSVKCAADEAGKKGGLYWQVHGIESAGY, from the coding sequence ATGCATTTCATCAACcttgtcgtcgtcttcatcggCCTTGCAGCCGCAGCACCCACGGCCACTCCCACCAAAGACAACATGATCGCCGTCTCAACCACAGCACCCAGCGCCTACGAAGATCCATACACCTACTGGGCTGCTGGAAACCACTCCTTCAGTACATGCGACAAGAAGACTTACAACGCGCACCAGGCCCCCAAGAGCACAAAGCGAGCCAACTACAGGGACTGCGCAGCGCTTCTCTCAACCTTTGGCACTCGTAACGGCACTTTCAGCATCCCCGCTGCTTCCGACGACAAGCGCGAATACGGCGTGGGAGATGGACTTgtcaacatcgtcaagtCCGGGTCGTGCGCCTTTGCTGTGCGCGCTGACAAGGGATTAAAGgtcggcgatgatgatgtggTTTGGATTATGCAGAAGGCCGTTCTTGAGTACTCTGCTGGAACGGAGATGGCGGCTCGTGGATCTGTCAAGTGTGCTGCTGATGAGGCTGGGAAGAAGGGAGGTCTTTACTGGCAGGTTCATGGTATTGAGTCTGCTGGTTATTAG
- a CDS encoding nucleotide-diphospho-sugar transferase, whose translation MAKALRFTLLWAWALTLLHFTLFVCGSALPSSADAPLKAALVTLVQEDDISATLFSIQQIEDKFNNRHLYDWVFFSVQDLPERFKELTSNATNATCIFEVIPEENWNMPGWTDHSQLSDSHEINSDCNPKTFKPLADIRQMKRWSSAPFANERRLRNYEWFWRVEPGASLSQDIPFDVFRYMRDNGIAYGFNRAVLGQANLYHLSRIKSFIDKHPELLHEEADITWLIENGTSLAIQSSSSDDSYEGLIDEGSDKLRSQDETAHDRNTKNEGKGASWIGGSFATWLSEVYSNSLYPTFDIGSLAFFRSPHHTAFFHHLDSAGDFQYRRVDNVPVHSLSASMFLPRESVWNFGTKNMQLRTQLNIQPTGIGAIPDGDQRIVDYENTDSGNSVKHKNDAEEEKKSFHENWESMTPDVSEQSENPHLISGNTWMGKDVADEAEGCSFFWFWEQVLAGFSGFAGYGWETDFSCLQDD comes from the exons ATGGCAAAAGCCCTTCGCTTCACTCTTTTGTGGGCATGGGCCCTTACCCTTCTTCACTTCACCCTGTTTGTGTGTGGCTCAGCCTTGCCCTCGTCTGCTGATGCCCCCCTCAAAGCAGCCTTGGTGACCCTCGTCCAGGAAGATGATATCAGTGCCACTCTCTTCAGTATTCAACAGATTGAGGACAAGTTCAACAACCGCCACTTGTACGACTGGGTTTTCTTTAGCGTCCAGGATCTTCCAGAGAGGTTCAAGGAGCTCACTTCCAACGCTACCAATGCTACTTGTATCTTCGAGGTTATTCCAGAGGAGAACTGGAACATGCCTGGTTGGACTGATCACTCCCAACTTTCGGACTCTCACGAAATCAACTCTGACTGCAACCCAAAGACCTTTAAACCCCTCGCCGACATCCGCCAGATGAAACGATGGAGCTCGGCCCCCTTTGCTAACGAGCGACGTCTCCGCAACTATGAATGGTTCTGGAGAGTAGAGCCAGGC GCATCTTTGAGCCAGGACATTCCTTTTGATGTCTTCCGTTACATGCGAGACAACGGTATTGCTTATGGCTTCAACCGAGCTGTCCTTGGCCAAGCCAACTTGTATCATCTCTCTCGCATCAAGTCTTTCATTGACAAGCACCCAGAGCTCCTTCACGAAGAAGCTGATATCACATGGCTTATTGAAAACGGCACAAGTCTCGCTATTCAGTCAAGCTCATCGGATGACAGCTATGAAGGATTGATAGACGAGGGCAGTGACAAACTGAG GTCACAGGATGAGACGGCTCACGACAGAAATACCAAGAATGAAGGGAAGGGAGCATCTTGGATTGGTGGGTCCTTTGCGACTTGGCTAAGTGAAGTTTACAGCAACAGTCTTTATCCAACGTTTGACATTGGATCCCTAGCTTTCTTCCGCAGCCCTCATCACACTGCCTTCTTCCACCACCTCGACAGTGCGGGCGACTTTCAGTATCGCCGAGTCGACAATGTCCCGGTGCACAGCTTGAGCGCGAGTATGTTCCTGCCTCGGGAGAGTGTCTGGAACTTTGGCACTAAGAATATGCAACTTCGCACCCAACTTAATATCCAGCCAACCGGAATTGGAGCTATTCCAGATGGTGATCAACGCATCGTGGACTATGAAAACACTGACTCAGGCAACAGTGTCAAGCACAAGAatgatgctgaagaggaaaagaaatCGTTTCACGAAAACTGGGAGTCAATGACACCGGACGTGAGCGAACAGTCCGAGAACCCGCACTTGATATCAGGCAATACGTGGATGGGGAAGGACGTGGcggatgaagctgaaggatgTAGTTTTTTTTGGTTTTGGGAGCAAGTTCTAGCTGGATTTTCAGGATTTGCAGGATATGGGTGGGAAACAGATTTTAGTTGTTTGCAAGATGATTGA
- a CDS encoding TUP1-like enhancer of split-domain-containing protein: MRMIKPSWLSHSGEQKDFEVYSCHVSPDGKRLATAGGDGHVRVWSTESIYNADTPKYNKPRQLCHMSHHLGTIHSVRFSPNGRYLASGADDKIICVYHLDKGPPAATFGTNEPPPVENWKTYKRLIGHDNDVQDLAWSYDSSILVSVGLDSKVVVWSGHTFEKLKTLPAHQSHVKGITFDPANKFFATASDDRTIKIFRFTSPAPNATQHDMVNNFVLETTISSPFKSSPLTTYFRRCSWSPDGNHIAAANAVNGPVSSVAIIERTRWDSEINLIGHEAPTEVCMFSPRLFHTSKPDASAADGAATSLVTVIASAGQDKTLSIWNTNTSRPVVVCQDLAGKSISDLAWTPDGQTIFASSLDGSIVVVNFEEGELGWVAQPEENVKALQKYGASRKGMGIAEDVDGLILENQSKEGESRAVESRMGALMGDFSESTKESTPVANGSKPNGTSAKPSTNGQAEPENEPEKQPEEAANKTAERVKELKSRVTIGKDGKKRVAPLLVSSSGTGTSSLPQTQLVGTTSTNKNTQNDTPQTIIDMSKPYDGLPKGGIAAMLLGNKRQINLGDDEDEEEPVAKRVATGPTPIVTDGPNGVEPAALVPVQNGVVPTPEFLRPAVMNVSMSFAQVRLAVPKIRSHILRPLDRGVLQGESSLEEATKTPENIILEAKNDATHGHPSHVIVSKRGALIWEEWLPRDVILVTATKHFWAVACEDGSVHTWTSAGRRLLTPIILESQPVILEARDHWLLCITAVGLAHVWDMKTQSSPNPPVSLGPILDIATISLNQHSATAGPGVTSAHLNSTGHIIVTLTNGDGYCYAREMYTWQRLSEAWWAVGSQYWNSNDSSISALQSTAVGPDSKDRQDKKSSKATVSSGIIPFLERHTTNEFLLKGRSYSLQRIIKMVVQRKESENLESSVSIAHLETRIAGALQLEAREEFRLYLFMYAKRLGAEGARVKVEELLNSLLGGILEDNEEDEEEDGHGWFSKEGDICGWDRKELLTGVVMILGKYRELQRLTLQYARILDISLEDGSVDVEQMDVEA, translated from the exons ATGCGTATGATCAAGCCTTCATGGCTAAGCCATAGCGGCGAGCAAAAGGATTTCGAGGTTTACAGCTGCCATGTCTCCCCGGATGGAAAACGACTTGCGACTGCTGGCGGCGATGGACACGTCCGCGTTTGGTCGACCGAAAGTATCTACAATGCCGACACACCAAAGTACAACAAGCCGCGCCAGCTCTGCCACATGAGCCATCATCTTGGAACAATTCACTCGGTTCGCTTTTCGCCTAATGGACGTTATCTTGCCAGTGGAGCGGACGACAAAATTATTTGCGTATACCACCTGGATAAAGGGCCCCCAGCTGCCACCTTTGGCACCAACGAGCCTCCTCCTGTCGAGAACTGGAAGACATACAAACGTTTAATTGGTCACGACAATGATGTTCAGGATCTCGCCTGGTCATACGATTCTTCGATATTGGTTTCTGTTGGCCTTGATTCAAAGGTCGTCGTCTGGTCTGGTCATACGTtcgagaagctgaagacTCTGCCTGCACACCAAAGTCATGTCAAGGGTATCACCTTCGATCCTGCGAACAAATTCTTTGCAACCGCAAGCGACGACCGAACGATCAAAATCTTTCGATTTACTTCGCCTGCACCTAATGCGACACAGCACGATATGGTTAACAACTTTGTTCTTGAAACGACCATCAGCTCACCATTCAAGAGCTCGCCCCTAACTACGTACTTTCGACGATGTTCGTGGTCCCCTGACGGTAATCACATCGCAGCTGCCAACGCTGTGAACGGCCCCGTGAGTTCTGTTGCTATCATCGAGCGGACGAGATGGGATAGTGAAATCAATCTTATCGGCCATGAAGCCCCAACGGAAGTGTGCATGTTCTCCCCTCGTCTGTTTCACACGTCAAAGCCAGATGCGAGTGCAGCCGATGGGGCCGCGACATCGCTCGTGACAGTGATTGCATCAGCTGGCCAGGACAAGACTTTGAGTATATGGAACACAAATACGTCCAGGCCGGTGGTCGTGTGTCAAGACTTGGCAGGCAAGTCAATATCTGATCTAGCGTGGACTCCGGATGGACAGACCATTTTTGCGTCTAGTCTAGACGGTAGCATTGTGGTTGTAAATTTCGAGGAGGGAGAGCTCGGCTGGGTAGCGCAACCAGAGGAGAACGTCAAGGCACTTCAGAAATATGGCGCGTCGCGGAAGGGAATGGGTATAGCTGAGGACGTCGATGGCCTCATTCTGGAAAACCAGAGTAAAGAGGGAGAGTCGCGGGCTGTAGAGTCGAGGATGGGTGCACTAATGGGAGACTTTTCTGAGTCAACCAAGGAGTCAACACCTGTCGCTAATGGCTCTAAACCCAATGGCACTTCGGCGAAACCATCGACAAATGGCCAAGCTGAGCCAGAAAACGAACCAGAGAAGCAGCCAGAAGAGGCAGCTAACAAGACAGCCGAACGTGTCAAGGAATTGAAATCGCGGGTCACTATCGGCAAAGATGGCAAGAAGCGAGTTGCACCTTTGTTGGTGTCATCATCAGGGACAGGCACGTCTTCATTGCCTCAAACTCAGTTGGTTGGAACAACAAGTACCAACAAGAACACACAAAATGATACACCGCAGACAATAATTGACATGAGCAAGCCTTATGACGGCCTGCCCAAGGGAGGTATTGCCGCCATGTTGCTTGGTAACAAGAGGCAAATCAACCTgggtgatgacgaagatgaagaggagcCGGTTGCCAAGCGTGTTGCAACAGGTCCTACACCTATCGTCACTGATGGCCCTAATGGGGTCGAGCCAGCAGCCCTCGTACCTGTTCAGAATGGCGTTGTTCCCACACCTGAGTTCCTCAGGCCCGCAGTCATGAATGTCTCTATGTCCTTCGCTCAAGTCAGATTAGCTGTACCGAAGATCAGATCACATATTCTTCGACCGCTGGACAGAGGAGTTTTACAGGGTGAGAGCTCCTTAGAAGAAGCAACAAAGACCCCAGAAAACATAATTCTGGAAGCGAAGAATGATGCCACCCATGGCCATCCTTCGCATGTCATAGTCAGCAAAAGGGGCGCTCTTATTTGGGAAGAGTGGCTTCCCAGAGATGTGATTCTAGTAACAGCGACGAAACACTTTTGGGCAGTGGCTTGCGAAGATGGATCTGTGCATACCTGGACCTCTgctggaagaaggcttctcaCCCCTATCATACTTGAGTCGCAGCCTGTTATCCTGGAAGCTCGCGATCACTGGCTGCTGTGCATTACAGCTGTCGGCCTTGCCCACGTTTGGGACATGAAAACCCAATCTTCTCCCAATCCTCCGGTGTCGCTTGGACCAATTCTGGATATCGCCACAATATCGCTTAACCAACACAGCGCGACGGCTGGCCCTGGTGTTACTTCTGCCCATCTCAACAGTACCGGCCACATCATTGTGACCCTGACCAATGGTGATGGCTACTGCTACGCTCGAGAGATGTATACATGGCAACGCCTAAGTGAAGCTTGGTGGGCCGTGGGCTCACAATACTGGAACTCGAACGATTCTTCCATTTCTGCTTTGCAATCTACAGCTGTTGGCCCGGATTCTAAGGACAGACAAGATAAGAAATCTTCCAAAGCCACTGTGTCGTCAGGCATCATACCTTTCCTCGAGCGACATACAACGAACGAATTTCTCCTTAAAGGTAGATCATATAGCTTACAGCGCATTATTAAGATGGTCGTGCAGCGGAAGGAGTCCGAAAATCTTGAAAGCAGTGTCAGCATTGCCCATCTGGAAACAAGAATCGCTGGTGCTCTACAACTTGAGGCACGGGAAGAATTTCGACTATATCTCTTCATGTATGCGAAGCGCTTGGGCGCCGAGGGGGCAAGGgtcaaggttgaagagctcCTTAACAGTCTTCTTGGTGGTATACTCGAAGACaacgaagaggatgaggaagaagacggccATGGATGGTTCAGCAAAGAAGGTGACATCTGTGGATGGGATCGAAAAGAGCTGCTCACAGGTGTAGTTATGATTCTTG GAAAATACCGCGAGCTTCAGCGATTGACGCTTCAATACGCAAGAATTCTCGACATAAGTTTAGAGGATGGCTCAGTGGACGTTGAGCAAATGGATGTGGAGGCTTAA